A section of the Rhizobium sp. SSA_523 genome encodes:
- the ugpB gene encoding sn-glycerol-3-phosphate ABC transporter substrate-binding protein UgpB yields MLKKLTFAAAALALSATTSLAATEVTWWHAMGGELGKKLEEIAAKFNESQADYKVVPVYKGSYPETLTAAIAAFRANQQPAIVQVFEVGTGTMMAAKGAVYPVYKLMADQGESFDKSAYLAPVVGYYSDTEGNILSLPFNSSTPILYYNKDVFKKAGLDPEVSPKTWEEVEQFSKKIVSSGAAKCGFTSAWITWVQTENLSALHDQPFGTLDNGFGGLKTEFTFNGKVQVKHWGNLKKWQDEGLFKYGGPVGGDQAATMFYAQECAMTMNSSAGRAGVINNAKDFTPGFGPLPYYADEIKEPKNSIIGGATLWVLNGKDKDVYKGVAKFFSYLSKPDVQADWHQFTGYLPITNAAYELGKTQGYYAKNPGSDIAIEQITRGTPSANSKGVRFGNFTQVRTIVDEEFQGLLAGNKDAKQALDSAVSRGNKLLREFEAAN; encoded by the coding sequence ATGTTGAAGAAGCTAACTTTCGCCGCAGCCGCACTCGCGCTGTCGGCGACCACCTCGCTTGCCGCCACCGAAGTCACCTGGTGGCATGCCATGGGCGGTGAACTGGGCAAGAAGCTTGAGGAAATCGCAGCGAAGTTCAATGAAAGCCAGGCCGATTATAAGGTCGTGCCGGTCTATAAGGGTTCCTATCCGGAAACCCTGACGGCGGCGATCGCGGCCTTCCGCGCCAATCAGCAGCCGGCCATCGTGCAGGTTTTCGAAGTCGGCACCGGCACGATGATGGCTGCCAAGGGCGCCGTCTATCCGGTCTACAAGCTGATGGCCGATCAGGGCGAGAGCTTCGACAAGAGCGCCTATCTGGCGCCGGTCGTCGGCTATTATTCCGATACGGAAGGCAATATCCTGTCGCTGCCGTTCAATTCGTCCACGCCTATCCTCTATTATAACAAGGACGTGTTCAAGAAGGCCGGCCTTGATCCGGAAGTCTCGCCGAAGACCTGGGAAGAGGTCGAGCAGTTCTCGAAGAAGATCGTATCCTCGGGTGCGGCCAAGTGCGGCTTTACCTCGGCCTGGATCACCTGGGTGCAGACCGAGAACCTGTCGGCTCTGCACGACCAGCCCTTCGGCACGCTGGACAATGGCTTTGGCGGTCTGAAGACCGAATTCACCTTCAATGGCAAGGTTCAGGTCAAGCACTGGGGCAATCTGAAGAAGTGGCAGGATGAAGGCCTCTTCAAGTATGGCGGCCCGGTGGGCGGCGATCAGGCGGCAACCATGTTCTACGCCCAGGAATGCGCAATGACGATGAACTCGTCGGCCGGTCGCGCAGGCGTCATCAACAATGCCAAGGATTTCACGCCGGGCTTCGGTCCGCTTCCCTATTATGCGGATGAAATCAAGGAGCCGAAGAACTCCATCATCGGCGGCGCCACCCTGTGGGTCCTGAACGGCAAGGACAAGGACGTCTACAAGGGCGTTGCCAAGTTCTTCTCCTACCTGTCCAAGCCGGATGTCCAGGCGGACTGGCACCAGTTCACCGGCTATCTGCCGATCACCAATGCCGCCTACGAACTCGGCAAGACCCAGGGCTATTACGCCAAGAACCCGGGTTCCGACATTGCCATCGAGCAGATCACCCGCGGCACGCCAAGCGCCAATTCCAAGGGCGTTCGCTTCGGCAACTTCACCCAGGTTCGCACGATCGTGGATGAGGAATTCCAGGGCCTGCTCGCCGGCAACAAGGATGCCAAGCAGGCACTCGACAGTGCCGTCTCGCGCGGCAACAAGCTGCTTCGCGAATTCGAAGCCGCCAACTGA
- the ugpE gene encoding sn-glycerol-3-phosphate ABC transporter permease UgpE: MVENRPFLTFLTHAFLILGFLVVALPVYVAIIASTHDIATLMSGPVPLLPGSHFLENYRQILTSASAANGLPNYSHMALNSLIMAVAIVIGKISISILSAFAIVYFRFPFRQLAFWIIFVTLMLPVEVRIMPTYKIVADLGMLNSWAGLTVPLIASATATFLFRQFFMTIPDEMLEAARVDGAGPMKFFRDILLPLSRTNIAALSVILFIYGWVQYLWPLLVTTDPGYYTLMMAMKRMVTVQDGVIEWQLVMAASVLAMLPPILIVIFMQRLFIRGLTETEK, translated from the coding sequence ATGGTTGAAAATCGCCCTTTCCTGACCTTCCTCACCCACGCCTTCCTCATCCTCGGCTTTCTGGTGGTGGCGCTTCCGGTCTACGTGGCCATCATTGCCTCCACGCATGATATCGCCACCTTGATGAGCGGGCCGGTGCCGCTTTTGCCGGGGTCACATTTTCTCGAAAACTATCGCCAGATCCTGACCAGCGCCTCGGCGGCCAATGGCCTGCCGAACTATTCGCACATGGCGTTGAACTCGCTGATCATGGCCGTGGCGATCGTGATCGGCAAGATTTCCATTTCCATCCTCTCGGCCTTTGCCATCGTCTATTTCCGCTTCCCTTTCCGCCAGCTGGCCTTCTGGATCATATTCGTGACGCTGATGCTGCCGGTCGAGGTGCGCATCATGCCGACCTACAAGATCGTCGCGGATCTCGGCATGCTGAATTCCTGGGCGGGCCTCACCGTGCCGCTGATCGCGTCGGCAACCGCAACCTTCCTGTTTCGCCAGTTCTTCATGACCATTCCGGACGAGATGCTGGAGGCGGCGCGCGTCGATGGCGCAGGACCGATGAAATTCTTCCGCGACATCCTGCTGCCCCTGTCGCGCACCAATATCGCGGCGCTCAGCGTCATCCTGTTCATCTATGGCTGGGTGCAATATCTCTGGCCGCTGCTGGTGACGACCGATCCGGGCTATTACACGCTGATGATGGCCATGAAGCGCATGGTGACCGTCCAGGACGGCGTCATCGAATGGCAGCTGGTCATGGCCGCATCGGTCCTGGCCATGCTGCCGCCGATCCTCATTGTGATTTTCATGCAGCGGCTGTTCATCCGCGGCCTTACAGAGACGGAGAAGTAA
- the ugpA gene encoding sn-glycerol-3-phosphate ABC transporter permease UgpA: MNTKKTTFNNRLLPYLLLAPQLFITLVFFIWPAGQAVKSSFEREDPFGLSTVFVGLLHYQRLFEDPNYLSALSRTAVFAVSVTALSMILGLAFAAAVDRLMRSGKIYTTLLVWPYAVAPVVAGVLWWFLFNSTTGLMPFFLEKIGIHWDHDLNGTQAMILIIIAAAWKQVSYNFLFFLAGLQSVPQSLMEAAAIDGSGPVKRFFTISLPLLSPTTFFLFIINVNYTMFDTFPIVDATTVGGPAQATTTLVYKVYQDGYLGLNLGSSSAQSVLLMMIVMVLTFVQFRYVERRVQY; the protein is encoded by the coding sequence ATGAACACCAAGAAAACCACCTTCAACAACCGGCTGCTGCCTTATCTGCTGCTGGCGCCCCAGCTCTTCATCACGCTGGTCTTCTTCATCTGGCCTGCCGGACAGGCGGTCAAATCCTCCTTCGAGCGCGAAGATCCGTTCGGCCTGTCGACCGTCTTTGTCGGCCTGCTGCATTACCAGCGTCTATTCGAAGATCCGAATTATCTCAGCGCCCTGTCCCGCACCGCCGTCTTCGCCGTGTCGGTCACCGCCCTGTCGATGATCCTCGGCCTGGCCTTCGCCGCCGCAGTCGATCGCCTGATGCGCAGCGGCAAGATCTATACGACACTCCTGGTCTGGCCCTATGCGGTGGCCCCCGTCGTGGCCGGTGTCCTGTGGTGGTTCCTGTTCAACAGCACCACGGGCCTCATGCCGTTCTTCCTGGAAAAGATCGGCATTCATTGGGATCATGATCTCAACGGCACTCAGGCCATGATCCTGATCATCATTGCGGCGGCCTGGAAGCAGGTCTCCTACAATTTCCTGTTCTTCCTTGCGGGCCTTCAATCGGTCCCGCAATCGCTCATGGAAGCTGCTGCGATCGACGGGTCCGGTCCGGTCAAGCGCTTCTTCACCATCTCCTTGCCCCTGCTGTCGCCCACCACGTTCTTCCTGTTCATCATCAACGTGAACTACACCATGTTCGACACGTTCCCGATTGTCGATGCGACCACCGTGGGAGGGCCGGCGCAAGCAACGACGACACTGGTCTACAAGGTCTACCAGGACGGCTATCTCGGGCTCAATCTCGGCTCCTCCTCCGCCCAGTCCGTGCTTTTGATGATGATTGTCATGGTCCTGACCTTCGTTCAGTTCCGCTACGTAGAACGCCGCGTGCAGTATTGA
- a CDS encoding sn-glycerol-3-phosphate import ATP-binding protein UgpC, which translates to MAGIQIAGVSKVYSGGVKAVDSVSIDIKDGEFIVLVGPSGCGKSTLLRMIAGLETITGGDVSIGGKVVNRMEPAERDIAMVFQNYALYPHMTVYQNLAYGLKNRGTPKADIDARVAEAARMLEITQYLERKPRALSGGQRQRVAMGRAIVRKPAAFLFDEPLSNLDAKLRVSMRGEIKRLQRRLGTTSIYVTHDQLEAMTLADRLVVLNGGRIEQIGSPLEVYHAPASTFVASFIGSPAMNLISGEMIGQQLTIGPTTIAMGDLASTASGKVTVGMRAEDLRPARPGDVILPLSVDYVEELGSQRLVHGQLGGQTLTASVSPDTPITDEMQLTVDAERLHFFSVSDGRRIIPTTRARAASA; encoded by the coding sequence ATGGCTGGCATTCAGATCGCCGGTGTGTCCAAGGTCTATTCGGGTGGCGTGAAGGCGGTCGATTCCGTCTCCATCGATATCAAGGATGGCGAATTCATCGTGCTTGTCGGACCGTCCGGCTGCGGCAAGTCCACGCTTCTGCGGATGATCGCGGGCCTCGAAACCATTACCGGCGGCGATGTGTCGATCGGCGGCAAGGTCGTCAACCGCATGGAGCCGGCCGAGCGCGACATCGCCATGGTGTTCCAGAACTATGCGCTCTACCCGCATATGACTGTCTATCAGAACCTCGCTTATGGCCTGAAGAATCGCGGCACGCCCAAGGCGGATATCGATGCGCGCGTTGCCGAAGCAGCCCGCATGCTGGAGATCACCCAATATCTGGAGCGCAAGCCGCGCGCTCTGTCCGGCGGCCAGCGCCAGCGCGTGGCCATGGGCCGCGCCATTGTTCGGAAACCGGCCGCCTTCCTCTTCGACGAACCCCTGTCGAACCTCGATGCGAAACTGCGCGTTTCGATGCGCGGCGAGATCAAGCGCCTGCAGCGGCGGCTGGGCACCACCTCGATCTATGTCACCCATGACCAGCTGGAGGCCATGACGCTGGCCGATCGGCTGGTGGTGCTGAATGGCGGCAGGATCGAGCAGATCGGCTCGCCGCTCGAAGTCTACCACGCCCCCGCTTCCACCTTTGTTGCGAGCTTTATCGGCTCTCCCGCCATGAACCTGATTTCCGGCGAAATGATCGGTCAGCAGCTGACCATCGGGCCGACGACCATTGCGATGGGGGACCTTGCCTCGACGGCGTCGGGCAAGGTGACGGTGGGGATGCGGGCGGAAGACCTGCGTCCGGCCAGGCCTGGCGATGTCATCTTGCCGCTGAGCGTGGATTATGTCGAAGAACTGGGCTCGCAGCGCCTTGTTCATGGACAGCTGGGCGGCCAGACCCTGACCGCCTCGGTTTCGCCCGACACGCCGATCACCGATGAAATGCAGTTGACGGTGGATGCCGAGCGCTTGCACTTCTTCTCCGTCTCGGACGGGCGGCGGATCATCCCCACGACCCGGGCGCGGGCCGCATCCGCCTAA
- a CDS encoding cupin domain-containing protein — translation MVLKLALAGALAFVYRNRDTAQAQPAAPLVAATQEGLARELAPAPIEPSWILSGTPQARAAQHVRSADRCSSVCMWDCTAGTFRWFFGEDETVVILDGEVFVTAEDGMQRMLRSGDIAYFRGGTWATWRIDRYVRKIAFIRQPLWQPIALFYRLRNRLRSVPKPASFDT, via the coding sequence ATGGTTTTGAAACTTGCATTGGCCGGGGCACTTGCTTTCGTCTACCGTAACCGCGACACCGCGCAGGCGCAGCCGGCGGCACCGCTGGTTGCTGCGACGCAGGAGGGGCTGGCGCGCGAGCTGGCGCCTGCGCCGATCGAGCCGAGCTGGATCTTGTCTGGCACGCCGCAGGCCCGCGCGGCGCAGCATGTGCGCAGTGCCGACAGGTGCTCGTCCGTCTGCATGTGGGACTGCACCGCCGGCACGTTTCGCTGGTTCTTCGGCGAGGACGAAACCGTGGTCATCCTCGACGGCGAGGTCTTCGTGACGGCCGAAGACGGCATGCAGCGCATGCTGCGCAGTGGCGACATCGCCTATTTCAGAGGCGGCACCTGGGCCACCTGGCGCATCGATCGCTATGTGCGCAAGATCGCCTTCATCCGCCAGCCATTATGGCAGCCGATTGCGCTCTTCTACCGGCTGCGGAACCGTTTGCGCTCGGTGCCGAAACCGGCCTCCTTCGATACCTGA
- the gshB gene encoding glutathione synthase, whose product MAKIRKVAFQMDHVSGINIAGDSTFAMALEAQARGFELFHYTPDRLTMRDGSIFARVEPMSVRDDKASHYTLGEGERVDLATMDVVMLRQDPPFDMAYITSTHLLERLHPKTLVVNDPAWVRNSPEKIFVTEFADLMPPTLITRDPGEIARFREELGDIILKPLYGNGGAGVFHSARDDRNFSSLLEMFAQMYREPFIAQGYLPAVRKGDKRILLVDGEPVGAINRVPAEHDSRSNMHVGGRAEATELTSREEEICRRIGPALRERGFLFVGIDVIGDFMTEINVTSPTGIREVKKFGGADVAALLWDAIEARRNAG is encoded by the coding sequence ATGGCCAAAATCCGCAAAGTCGCGTTCCAGATGGACCACGTGTCCGGCATCAACATTGCCGGAGATTCCACCTTCGCCATGGCGCTGGAGGCGCAGGCACGGGGGTTTGAACTCTTTCACTACACGCCGGACCGGCTGACCATGCGCGATGGCTCGATCTTTGCCCGGGTCGAGCCGATGAGTGTTCGCGACGACAAGGCGAGCCATTATACGCTGGGCGAGGGCGAGCGGGTCGATCTCGCGACGATGGACGTGGTGATGCTGCGCCAGGATCCCCCTTTCGACATGGCCTATATCACCTCCACGCATCTTCTCGAGCGCCTGCATCCGAAGACGCTGGTGGTGAATGATCCGGCCTGGGTCCGCAACTCGCCGGAAAAGATCTTCGTCACCGAATTTGCCGATCTGATGCCGCCGACGCTGATCACCCGCGACCCCGGCGAGATCGCCCGCTTCCGCGAGGAATTGGGCGATATCATTCTGAAGCCGCTCTATGGCAATGGCGGCGCCGGCGTGTTTCATTCCGCCCGCGATGACCGCAATTTCTCCTCGCTGCTGGAAATGTTCGCGCAAATGTATCGCGAGCCCTTCATCGCACAGGGTTATCTGCCCGCCGTCCGCAAGGGGGACAAACGCATTCTTCTGGTCGATGGCGAGCCCGTAGGTGCGATCAACCGGGTCCCGGCAGAGCATGACAGCCGGTCCAACATGCATGTGGGGGGCCGCGCCGAAGCCACCGAACTGACCTCGCGCGAGGAAGAGATCTGCCGGAGGATCGGCCCGGCGCTGCGCGAGCGCGGCTTCCTTTTCGTCGGGATCGATGTGATCGGCGATTTCATGACCGAGATCAACGTGACCTCACCCACCGGCATTCGCGAAGTGAAGAAATTCGGCGGGGCTGACGTGGCCGCTCTCTTGTGGGATGCAATCGAGGCGCGGCGCAACGCCGGCTGA
- the rsmI gene encoding 16S rRNA (cytidine(1402)-2'-O)-methyltransferase: MTDKETPTQRSYRLGQTSIAARPLEPALYLVATPIGNLGDITLRALETLAGADVLACEDTRVTRVLLDRYGIVTRPYAYHEHNADEAGPRLIAALDRGQSVALVSDAGTPLVSDPGYRLGQLALEAGYKVVPIPGPSAPLAALVGSGLPSDAFLFAGFLPVKEKGRRDRLAELSKIPSTLIFFESPHRLGDTLVIAADVLGPTRSACVCRELTKTFEEFRRGSLGDLAQQYQDATVKGEVVLVIGPPDYDDVPAAVDVDILLKELSQSMPATKAAAEAARLTGLSRRDLYQRLVELKDGDAV; the protein is encoded by the coding sequence GTGACAGACAAGGAAACGCCGACGCAGCGCAGCTATCGCCTCGGGCAGACGAGCATTGCCGCCCGGCCTCTGGAGCCGGCGCTCTATCTGGTGGCGACGCCGATCGGCAATCTGGGCGATATTACCCTGCGCGCGCTCGAGACCCTTGCGGGGGCCGATGTGCTCGCCTGCGAAGATACGCGGGTGACGCGGGTGCTGCTGGATCGCTATGGCATCGTTACGCGTCCCTATGCCTATCACGAACATAATGCCGACGAGGCCGGGCCGCGGCTCATCGCGGCGCTGGATCGGGGGCAATCGGTCGCGCTGGTCTCGGATGCCGGAACGCCGCTTGTCTCCGATCCGGGCTACCGGCTTGGACAGCTCGCTTTGGAGGCCGGCTACAAGGTTGTTCCCATTCCCGGGCCCTCCGCGCCGCTGGCGGCGCTGGTCGGTTCCGGCCTTCCCTCCGATGCCTTCCTGTTTGCCGGCTTCCTGCCGGTCAAGGAAAAGGGACGGCGGGACCGGCTGGCGGAGCTCTCCAAGATCCCGTCGACCCTGATCTTCTTCGAATCGCCCCATCGCCTCGGCGATACGCTTGTCATTGCTGCTGACGTGCTGGGACCGACGCGATCCGCCTGTGTCTGCCGCGAGCTCACCAAGACCTTCGAGGAGTTCCGCCGCGGGTCGCTCGGCGATCTGGCGCAGCAGTATCAGGATGCCACGGTCAAGGGCGAGGTCGTGCTGGTCATCGGCCCGCCGGATTATGACGATGTCCCTGCGGCCGTCGATGTGGATATTCTGCTCAAGGAACTGTCGCAATCCATGCCGGCAACCAAGGCTGCCGCCGAGGCGGCAAGGCTGACCGGCCTGTCGCGCCGCGATCTCTACCAGCGGCTGGTCGAACTGAAGGATGGCGATGCGGTCTGA
- the dnaN gene encoding DNA polymerase III subunit beta, producing MRITLERSNLLKSLNHVHRVVERRNTIPILSNVLLRASGSELALKATDLDLEITEELPAMVEQAGATTVPAHLLYEIVRKLPDGAEVRLATNQDGGSMVVQSGRSKFSLQCLPETDFPDLTAGTFSHTFKMKATDLKMLIDRTQFAISTEETRYYLNGIFFHTIEANGELKLRAVATDGHRLARADIVAPSGSEGMPGIIIPRKTVGELQKLVDDPEALVTVEVSDAKIRLSIGAIVMTSKLIDGTFPDYQRVIPTGNDKEMRVDCQSFTRAVDRVSTISSERGRAVKLALSDGQLLLTVNNPDSGSATEEVAVGYESDAMEIGFNAKYLLDITAQLSGEDAIFMLADAGSPTLVRDTAGDDALYVLMPMRV from the coding sequence ATGCGTATTACTCTTGAGCGGTCCAATCTTCTGAAATCGCTGAACCATGTTCATCGTGTCGTGGAACGTCGCAACACGATCCCCATCCTGTCCAACGTGCTGCTGCGCGCCTCCGGCAGCGAGCTTGCCTTGAAGGCGACGGACCTGGATCTCGAGATCACGGAGGAACTGCCGGCCATGGTCGAGCAGGCGGGCGCAACCACCGTTCCCGCTCATCTTCTGTATGAAATCGTGCGCAAGCTGCCGGACGGGGCCGAGGTTCGCCTGGCCACCAACCAGGATGGCGGCAGCATGGTGGTGCAGTCGGGCCGGTCGAAGTTTTCGCTGCAATGCCTGCCCGAGACAGATTTTCCCGACCTGACGGCCGGCACTTTCAGCCACACCTTCAAGATGAAGGCGACGGACCTGAAAATGCTGATCGACCGCACGCAGTTCGCGATTTCGACGGAAGAGACGCGCTACTACCTGAACGGGATCTTCTTCCACACGATCGAGGCCAATGGCGAATTGAAGCTGCGCGCGGTGGCAACCGATGGTCACCGCCTGGCCCGCGCCGATATCGTTGCGCCCTCCGGTTCGGAGGGCATGCCGGGCATCATCATTCCGCGCAAGACGGTCGGGGAATTGCAGAAACTCGTGGACGATCCGGAGGCTCTCGTCACCGTCGAAGTGTCGGATGCCAAGATCCGCCTTTCGATCGGGGCCATCGTGATGACCTCCAAGCTGATCGACGGGACCTTCCCGGATTACCAGCGCGTCATTCCCACCGGCAATGACAAGGAAATGCGGGTCGACTGCCAGAGCTTCACCCGCGCCGTGGATCGCGTGTCGACGATTTCCTCCGAGCGCGGCCGGGCCGTCAAGCTGGCGTTGAGCGACGGCCAATTGCTGCTGACGGTCAATAATCCGGATTCCGGCAGCGCGACGGAGGAAGTGGCGGTCGGCTACGAGAGCGACGCGATGGAGATCGGCTTCAACGCGAAATATCTGCTCGACATCACCGCCCAGCTCTCCGGCGAGGATGCCATTTTCATGCTGGCCGATGCCGGATCCCCCACTCTGGTGCGCGATACGGCAGGCGACGACGCCCTGTATGTGCTGATGCCGATGCGGGTATAA
- a CDS encoding YraN family protein — translation MRSDRQGLRRRKAERDGRHAELFAALFLRLKGYRIIALRYRTPVGEIDIIARKGSLVAFVEVKLRRSSGEAVDAVGLATQQRIRAAGNRWLMQQRDAHLLSLRFDIIAMQQWTLPRHFVDAF, via the coding sequence ATGCGGTCTGACAGGCAAGGGCTCCGCCGTCGCAAGGCCGAGCGCGATGGGCGCCACGCCGAACTATTCGCCGCGCTGTTTCTTCGCCTGAAGGGCTATCGAATCATTGCCCTGCGCTACCGCACTCCGGTGGGAGAAATCGACATTATTGCCCGAAAAGGCAGTCTCGTCGCCTTTGTCGAAGTCAAACTCCGCAGATCTTCCGGGGAGGCGGTGGATGCCGTTGGTCTTGCAACGCAACAGCGCATTCGCGCCGCAGGAAACCGGTGGCTTATGCAACAGCGCGACGCTCATCTTCTATCTCTGCGCTTCGATATTATTGCAATGCAGCAATGGACGCTGCCCCGGCATTTTGTGGACGCTTTCTGA